A DNA window from Streptococcus mutans contains the following coding sequences:
- the rapZ gene encoding RNase adapter RapZ has protein sequence MSEKKIDLVIVTGMSGAGKTVAIQSFEDLGYFTIDNMPPALVPKFLELVESSGENDKVALVVDMRSRLFFKEVSSILDKIDLNETINFRILFLDATDSELVSRYKETRRSHPLATTGRVLDGIALERELLAPLKNLSQNVVDTTDLTPRQLRKTISDQFSVEKSQTSFRLEVVSFGFKYGLPLDADLVFDVRFLPNPYYKPELRDKTGLDKDVSDYVMQHQESEEFYQHLLALLAPILPGYQKEGKSVLTIAIGCTGGQHRSVAFAHRLAQDLGQNWTVNESHRDKNRRKETVNRS, from the coding sequence ATGAGTGAGAAAAAAATTGATTTGGTTATTGTGACCGGTATGAGTGGGGCCGGTAAGACAGTTGCCATTCAGTCTTTTGAAGACTTGGGTTATTTTACCATTGACAATATGCCGCCAGCATTGGTTCCCAAATTTTTGGAATTAGTTGAAAGCAGCGGTGAAAATGATAAAGTGGCTTTGGTAGTTGATATGCGTAGCCGTCTCTTTTTTAAGGAAGTCAGTTCTATTTTAGATAAGATTGACTTAAATGAGACAATTAATTTTCGCATTCTATTTTTGGATGCAACAGATAGCGAATTGGTTTCACGGTATAAGGAAACACGTCGCAGTCATCCTTTGGCTACAACTGGCCGTGTTCTAGATGGAATTGCTCTTGAGAGGGAATTGTTAGCTCCTTTAAAGAATCTCAGCCAAAATGTTGTTGATACGACCGATTTAACACCGCGTCAACTCCGTAAAACCATTTCCGATCAATTTTCTGTTGAGAAGAGTCAAACGAGTTTTCGCTTAGAAGTTGTCAGCTTTGGATTCAAATATGGTTTACCTTTGGATGCAGATCTAGTTTTTGATGTGCGTTTTCTGCCTAATCCGTACTATAAACCAGAACTGCGAGATAAAACAGGACTGGATAAAGATGTCTCGGATTATGTCATGCAGCATCAGGAGTCAGAAGAATTTTATCAACACTTATTGGCTTTGCTAGCGCCTATTTTACCGGGTTATCAAAAGGAAGGGAAATCTGTTCTGACTATTGCTATTGGCTGTACAGGCGGTCAGCACCGCAGTGTAGCTTTTGCTCATCGGCTGGCTCAAGATTTAGGACAAAATTGGACGGTTAATGAGAGCCATCGTGATAAAAATCGGCGTAAAGAGACGGTGAATCGTTCATGA
- a CDS encoding cupin domain-containing protein, with the protein MVYIDKIQHSQVLDLKTEVPIEEEQMLSKTLVQRKDLGMTIFSLDKDQEIGRHSSPGDAMVNILSGLAEITIDEEVFEVAAGQTIVMPANIPHSLYAKEAFQMLLVVVKPEVDHD; encoded by the coding sequence ATGGTTTATATTGACAAGATTCAGCATAGTCAGGTATTAGACTTAAAAACAGAAGTCCCAATTGAAGAAGAGCAAATGCTCAGTAAAACCTTGGTTCAACGAAAAGACTTGGGCATGACTATTTTTTCCTTAGATAAAGATCAAGAAATTGGTCGCCATTCTTCACCCGGTGATGCTATGGTTAATATTTTGAGTGGTTTAGCTGAAATCACCATTGATGAAGAAGTCTTTGAAGTAGCAGCTGGTCAGACCATTGTTATGCCAGCAAATATTCCGCATAGTCTGTATGCAAAAGAGGCTTTTCAAATGCTTCTAGTCGTTGTGAAACCAGAGGTAGACCATGATTGA
- a CDS encoding C69 family dipeptidase, whose translation MICTTILVGKKASYDGSTIIARTEDSQNGVFCPKKFEVIKSEDQPKHYRSVLSNFEIDLPDNPLSYTSVPNALDNEGIWAEAGINAANVAMSATETITTNARVLGADPLVASGIGEEDMLTLVLPYIQSAREGVERLGKLLEEYGTYESNGIAFSDINEIWWLETIGGHHWIARRVPDDAYVTNPNQLGIDHFEFNNPDDYRYSNDLKDFIADNHLDLTYSNEHFNPRYAFGSQKDKDRHYNTPRSWAIQRFLNPEIEQDPRSFFIPWCQKPYRKITVEDIKYVLSNHYQDTNFDPYGSEGDRLSQTTFRTIGINRTSQTALLQLRPNQTPETRGIQWLSYGSMPFNTMVPFFTQVSKTPAYFANTSARVTTDNFYWTNRLIAALADSHYHRHEGNLEAYVEKTMAAGHAMIHRVDEALAKGEEVDFEGENQAMSDFIEEQTQVLLEQILFDASNLMTNRYGVSD comes from the coding sequence ATGATTTGTACAACCATTCTTGTTGGAAAAAAGGCCAGTTATGATGGTTCTACCATTATTGCCAGAACAGAAGATTCACAAAATGGTGTCTTTTGTCCTAAAAAATTTGAAGTGATAAAATCAGAAGATCAACCAAAGCATTATCGATCGGTTTTATCAAATTTTGAAATAGATTTACCTGATAACCCTTTATCCTATACTTCCGTTCCCAATGCTTTAGACAATGAAGGTATTTGGGCTGAAGCTGGTATTAATGCTGCTAATGTTGCTATGAGTGCCACAGAGACCATCACAACTAATGCACGTGTGTTGGGAGCAGATCCTTTAGTAGCATCAGGTATTGGGGAAGAAGATATGCTGACTTTGGTTTTGCCTTATATTCAGTCAGCGCGTGAGGGTGTTGAGCGTCTGGGCAAACTTCTGGAAGAATATGGTACATATGAATCCAATGGTATAGCTTTTTCAGATATCAATGAAATTTGGTGGTTGGAAACAATTGGAGGACATCATTGGATTGCTCGCCGTGTTCCCGATGATGCTTATGTTACTAATCCTAATCAGTTAGGGATTGATCATTTTGAGTTTAATAATCCCGATGATTATCGCTATTCCAATGATTTAAAAGATTTCATAGCTGACAATCATCTTGATTTGACTTATTCAAATGAGCACTTTAATCCTCGTTATGCTTTTGGCAGTCAAAAAGATAAGGATAGACATTACAATACACCACGTTCTTGGGCTATACAGCGCTTTTTAAATCCAGAAATCGAACAAGATCCACGGAGTTTCTTTATTCCTTGGTGTCAAAAGCCTTATCGCAAGATTACGGTAGAAGACATTAAGTATGTTTTGAGCAATCACTATCAAGATACAAATTTTGATCCTTATGGATCAGAAGGAGACCGCCTTAGTCAAACAACTTTTAGAACCATTGGTATTAATCGAACCAGCCAGACAGCTCTTTTGCAATTACGTCCTAATCAAACACCAGAAACTAGGGGGATTCAATGGCTTTCCTATGGTTCCATGCCTTTTAATACGATGGTGCCTTTCTTTACGCAAGTTTCAAAAACACCAGCCTATTTTGCCAATACCAGTGCAAGGGTGACAACAGATAATTTTTATTGGACTAACCGTTTAATTGCAGCCCTTGCCGATTCACATTATCATAGACATGAAGGAAATTTAGAAGCCTATGTTGAGAAAACAATGGCAGCAGGGCATGCTATGATCCACCGTGTTGATGAAGCTTTAGCAAAAGGAGAAGAAGTTGATTTTGAGGGGGAAAATCAAGCCATGAGTGATTTTATTGAGGAACAAACACAGGTTCTTCTGGAACAAATTCTCTTTGATGCTAGTAATCTGATGACCAATCGCTATGGTGTTAGTGATTAG
- a CDS encoding zinc ABC transporter substrate-binding protein AdcA, with amino-acid sequence MRKKPFIIVSLLLVILAVVIAFLLAKDGEKRSNGKLNVVTTFYPMYEFTKNVVGDQGKVSLLIKAGTEVHDFEPSTKDVTRIQEADTFVYDSDSMETWVKSVKKSVDTQKVPFVKATGNMILAPGVTEEEGHGHKGHHHAYDPHVWLSPKRAIKLVENIRDALSKKFPRRAKIFKKNAANYIDKLQTLDKEYAEGLANAKQKSFVTQHAAFGYLALDYGLTQIPITGLTAESEPSAKRLAELSKYVKEYGINYIYFEENASSAVSKTLADEAGVKTAVLSPLESLTQKQMDAGENYFSVMRANLKALKKTTDSAGKEIKPEMDSDKTVANGYFKDKSIKNRKLSDWSGKWQSIYPYLENGTLDSVWDYKAKSKKDMTAQEYKEYYTKGYKTDVEKITIDGKKNTITFVQKGKEHKYTYKYVGYKILTYKKGNRGVRYLFETKDKGAGEFKYVQFSDHGIKSQKAEHFHLFWGSESQDKLLEEMENWPTYYPANLTGQQIAQEIVAH; translated from the coding sequence ATGCGGAAAAAACCTTTTATTATCGTTTCTCTTCTGTTAGTCATTTTAGCGGTTGTGATAGCTTTTCTATTGGCAAAAGATGGAGAGAAGAGAAGTAATGGTAAACTTAATGTGGTCACAACCTTTTATCCTATGTATGAATTTACAAAAAATGTTGTTGGTGATCAAGGCAAGGTGTCTCTATTGATTAAGGCAGGAACGGAAGTTCATGATTTTGAACCTTCAACCAAAGATGTGACAAGGATTCAAGAGGCAGATACTTTTGTTTATGATTCTGACAGTATGGAAACTTGGGTTAAATCTGTTAAAAAATCTGTTGATACCCAAAAAGTGCCATTTGTAAAAGCAACAGGTAATATGATTTTAGCACCAGGAGTAACAGAAGAAGAAGGACATGGTCACAAAGGGCATCACCATGCTTATGATCCTCACGTTTGGCTGTCACCAAAACGTGCTATTAAGTTGGTGGAAAATATCCGTGACGCTCTTTCTAAAAAATTTCCTCGCCGTGCCAAAATCTTCAAGAAAAATGCAGCAAACTATATTGACAAACTTCAGACCTTGGACAAGGAATACGCAGAAGGTCTTGCAAATGCCAAGCAAAAATCTTTTGTTACGCAGCATGCGGCCTTTGGCTATTTAGCGCTTGATTATGGCTTGACTCAAATTCCAATTACAGGTTTAACAGCTGAGTCTGAACCTTCAGCTAAACGTTTGGCAGAACTTTCTAAATATGTTAAAGAGTATGGCATTAACTATATTTACTTTGAGGAAAACGCTTCATCAGCTGTTTCTAAAACTTTAGCTGATGAAGCTGGTGTTAAAACAGCTGTGCTTAGTCCGCTTGAAAGTTTAACACAAAAGCAAATGGATGCAGGGGAAAATTATTTCTCCGTAATGCGTGCTAATCTAAAAGCTTTGAAAAAAACAACAGATTCTGCCGGTAAAGAAATCAAACCTGAAATGGATAGCGACAAGACAGTTGCTAATGGATATTTTAAAGATAAGAGTATCAAGAATCGCAAATTATCTGATTGGTCAGGAAAATGGCAATCTATTTATCCTTATTTAGAAAATGGAACCCTTGATAGTGTCTGGGATTATAAGGCCAAATCTAAAAAAGACATGACAGCTCAAGAGTACAAAGAATACTATACTAAGGGTTACAAGACAGATGTTGAAAAAATTACGATTGATGGTAAGAAGAACACTATTACTTTTGTGCAAAAGGGTAAGGAGCACAAATATACTTACAAATATGTAGGTTATAAAATCCTTACTTATAAAAAAGGAAATCGTGGTGTACGTTATCTCTTTGAAACTAAGGATAAAGGGGCTGGAGAATTCAAATATGTTCAGTTTAGTGACCATGGCATTAAATCACAAAAAGCAGAACACTTCCATCTTTTCTGGGGCAGCGAAAGTCAAGATAAGTTATTGGAAGAAATGGAAAATTGGCCAACCTATTATCCAGCTAATTTGACAGGCCAACAAATTGCTCAAGAAATTGTCGCTCATTAA
- a CDS encoding DUF1003 domain-containing protein, translating into MTTVLNKKQTYKDIFDGRSYQKVDGALFKNLDQGIKNELLEDYPKLKDDDFIAYVHLTKYSLRYMGKIIVRAQEKNESIKGYVTALSQEKDNINVDEQLQAKITFGQKIADAVAKFGGSWTFIISFILLMAAWMLINQLRLFGLHFDVYPFILLNLALSTLAAVQAPLIMMSQNRAAEYDRLQALNDFNVNKKSEEEIRFLHAKLDHIVQQDQSELLEIQKLQTEMLAAISRQLTRLESMQNQMEGVKEENE; encoded by the coding sequence ATGACGACGGTTTTGAATAAGAAACAAACTTATAAAGATATTTTTGATGGCCGCAGTTATCAAAAAGTAGATGGTGCCTTATTTAAAAATTTAGATCAAGGGATTAAAAATGAGTTATTAGAGGATTATCCTAAGCTTAAGGATGATGATTTTATTGCTTATGTGCATTTAACAAAGTATAGTCTTAGATATATGGGTAAAATTATTGTTCGGGCTCAGGAAAAAAATGAGAGCATCAAAGGTTATGTAACAGCTCTCAGTCAGGAAAAAGACAATATTAATGTTGATGAGCAACTGCAGGCAAAGATTACCTTTGGACAAAAAATTGCCGATGCTGTGGCTAAATTTGGCGGTTCTTGGACCTTTATTATTTCTTTTATTTTATTGATGGCAGCTTGGATGCTAATCAATCAGTTGCGACTGTTTGGTCTGCATTTTGATGTCTATCCTTTTATTTTACTCAATCTTGCTCTATCCACTCTAGCAGCAGTGCAGGCTCCGCTCATTATGATGAGTCAAAATCGGGCAGCAGAATATGACCGTTTGCAAGCTTTGAATGATTTTAATGTTAATAAGAAATCTGAAGAAGAAATCCGTTTTCTGCATGCTAAATTGGATCATATTGTTCAGCAAGACCAAAGTGAGCTGTTAGAAATACAAAAACTACAGACAGAAATGCTGGCAGCTATTAGCCGTCAGTTGACACGTTTAGAAAGCATGCAAAATCAAATGGAGGGAGTGAAGGAAGAAAATGAGTGA
- a CDS encoding RidA family protein, with amino-acid sequence MKKIHTDKAPAAIGPYVQGKIVGNLLFASGQVPLSPETGQVIGTTIEEQTQQVLKNISAILTEAGTDFDHVVKTTCFLSDIDDFVPFNEVYATAFKSDFPARSAVEVARLPKDVKIEIEVIAELI; translated from the coding sequence ATGAAAAAAATTCATACTGATAAAGCACCCGCAGCAATTGGACCTTATGTTCAAGGAAAAATTGTGGGAAATTTACTTTTTGCTTCTGGTCAGGTTCCCTTGTCACCAGAAACCGGTCAAGTGATTGGGACAACTATTGAAGAACAGACCCAACAGGTCTTAAAAAATATTTCAGCTATTTTAACTGAGGCTGGAACAGACTTTGATCATGTCGTCAAGACAACATGCTTCTTGAGTGATATTGATGATTTTGTCCCTTTTAATGAGGTATATGCAACAGCTTTTAAATCTGATTTTCCAGCGCGTTCAGCCGTTGAAGTGGCGCGTTTGCCCAAAGATGTTAAGATTGAAATTGAGGTTATTGCTGAACTTATTTAA
- a CDS encoding YvcK family protein has protein sequence MRKPKITVIGGGTGIPVILNSLRHEEVDITAIVTVADDGGSSGAIRHVMQLTPPGDLRNVLVAMSDMPKFYERIFQYRFNAEDGALAGHPLGNLIIAGISEMQGSTYNAMQILSKFFHTTGKIYPSSEKALTLHAVFQDGQEVVGESQIAKHKGMIDHVYVANSYDDAKPTASRKVVDAIMESDMIVLGPGSLFTSILPNLVIDEIGKALCETEAEVAYVCNIMTQYGETEHFTDADHVRVLNRHLGQNFIDTVLVNVEKVPQDYMNSNQFDEYLIQVEHDFAGLQEQVPRVVSSNFLCLENGGAFHNGKSVVDELMNLIKVKEL, from the coding sequence ATGAGAAAACCTAAAATAACTGTTATTGGCGGTGGAACTGGGATACCTGTTATTCTCAACAGTCTGCGTCATGAAGAGGTAGATATCACAGCAATCGTTACTGTAGCAGATGATGGCGGCAGTTCTGGTGCTATCCGTCATGTTATGCAATTAACACCTCCAGGAGATCTTAGAAATGTCTTAGTTGCTATGAGTGATATGCCAAAATTTTATGAGAGAATCTTTCAATATCGCTTTAACGCTGAAGACGGGGCATTAGCTGGTCATCCTTTGGGAAATTTAATCATTGCAGGTATTTCTGAGATGCAGGGTTCCACTTACAATGCTATGCAGATATTGTCAAAATTTTTCCATACAACAGGTAAGATTTATCCTTCAAGTGAAAAGGCTTTAACGCTTCATGCTGTTTTTCAGGATGGGCAAGAAGTGGTTGGTGAAAGTCAGATTGCCAAGCATAAAGGAATGATTGATCATGTCTATGTGGCTAATAGCTATGACGATGCTAAGCCGACTGCCAGTCGTAAGGTTGTTGATGCTATTATGGAAAGTGATATGATTGTTCTAGGTCCGGGTTCGCTCTTCACTTCTATTCTCCCAAACTTAGTCATTGATGAAATTGGAAAAGCACTCTGTGAGACCGAGGCAGAAGTAGCCTATGTCTGCAATATTATGACTCAATATGGTGAAACGGAACACTTTACAGATGCTGATCATGTGCGAGTTCTCAATCGTCATTTGGGGCAAAACTTTATTGATACCGTTTTGGTTAATGTAGAAAAAGTTCCTCAAGATTATATGAATTCTAATCAATTTGATGAATACCTCATTCAAGTAGAGCATGACTTTGCTGGACTTCAAGAGCAGGTACCCCGAGTAGTTTCTTCTAATTTTCTTTGTTTGGAAAATGGCGGTGCTTTTCACAATGGTAAAAGTGTTGTGGATGAATTGATGAATTTAATCAAGGTGAAAGAGCTATGA
- the whiA gene encoding DNA-binding protein WhiA yields MSFTTQVKEEILNLDSADKNELSAIIKMSGSLGLADKKLSLSIITENAKIARHIYALLERLYRINPEIKYHHKTNLRKNRVYTVFLDDNVEQILADLQLSDSFFGIETGIEQQILSDDNAGRSYLKGAFLSTGSIRDPESGKYQLEIFSVYLDHAEDLAKLMQKFMLDTKVIEHKHGAVTYLQKAEDIMDFLIIIGSMEGMEAFENIKVMRETRNDVNRTSNAETANIAKTINASIKTINNINKIKETVGLESLPIELQQIAQIRAAHPDFSIQQIADSLAVPLTKSGVNHRLRKINKIAEDL; encoded by the coding sequence ATGAGTTTTACCACACAGGTGAAAGAAGAAATCTTAAATTTGGATTCAGCTGACAAAAATGAATTGTCGGCTATTATTAAAATGTCAGGGAGTTTAGGCTTGGCAGATAAAAAGCTCAGTTTATCCATCATTACTGAAAATGCTAAAATTGCTCGCCATATTTACGCATTATTGGAACGACTCTATCGGATTAATCCTGAGATAAAGTACCATCACAAAACCAACTTGCGAAAAAACCGTGTTTATACTGTTTTTTTAGATGACAATGTTGAACAAATATTAGCCGATTTACAGCTTTCGGATTCTTTTTTTGGAATTGAAACTGGCATTGAACAGCAAATTTTATCTGATGATAATGCTGGCCGTTCTTATTTGAAAGGAGCCTTCCTTTCCACTGGATCCATCCGAGATCCTGAATCGGGCAAATATCAGCTAGAGATTTTCTCTGTTTATCTTGATCATGCTGAAGATTTAGCAAAACTAATGCAAAAGTTTATGTTAGATACCAAGGTGATTGAACATAAGCATGGTGCAGTTACTTATTTGCAAAAAGCAGAAGATATCATGGATTTTCTGATTATTATCGGCAGTATGGAAGGTATGGAAGCTTTTGAAAATATTAAGGTTATGCGCGAAACAAGAAATGATGTCAACCGTACCAGCAATGCCGAAACAGCTAATATTGCTAAGACGATTAATGCTAGTATCAAAACGATTAATAATATCAACAAAATAAAAGAAACTGTTGGTTTGGAAAGTTTGCCTATAGAATTGCAGCAGATTGCCCAAATCAGAGCAGCCCATCCTGACTTTTCTATCCAGCAGATTGCTGATAGCTTAGCTGTACCCTTAACCAAGAGCGGCGTTAATCATAGGTTAAGAAAAATTAATAAAATTGCTGAAGATTTATAA
- a CDS encoding DHH family phosphoesterase, whose translation MTAFKTILAKIKAYDTIIIHRHMKPDPDALGSQVGLKEMITSNFPKKTVKVTGYNEPSLSWLAQMDDVSDKDYEGALVIVVDTANRPRIDDQRYLNGNFLIKIDHHPNEDHYGDLSYVDTKASSASEIITDFALQNQLKLSDQAARLLYAGILGDTGRFLYPATTSKTFIIASELLKYDFDFAALARQMDSFPYKIAKLQAYVFENLEIDKNGAARIILSQKILKKFNLTDAETSAIVSSPGKIDTVQVWAIFVEQADGHYRVRLRSKSTVINEVAKRHAGGGHPLASGANSYSLAENEDIYQELKNLLK comes from the coding sequence ATGACTGCTTTTAAAACTATTCTAGCTAAAATCAAAGCTTATGACACCATTATTATTCACCGCCATATGAAACCAGACCCTGACGCATTAGGCAGTCAGGTCGGCTTGAAAGAAATGATTACAAGCAATTTCCCCAAAAAGACGGTGAAAGTAACAGGTTATAATGAACCTAGCCTTTCTTGGCTGGCTCAAATGGATGACGTATCTGATAAGGATTACGAAGGAGCTTTGGTCATCGTTGTTGACACAGCTAATCGTCCGCGTATTGATGATCAACGCTATTTAAATGGTAACTTTCTTATTAAAATCGATCACCATCCCAATGAAGACCATTATGGTGACTTATCTTATGTTGATACCAAGGCTTCTAGTGCTAGTGAAATTATCACTGACTTTGCCCTGCAAAATCAACTGAAACTTTCAGATCAAGCAGCCCGTTTGCTTTATGCAGGGATTCTTGGTGATACAGGGCGCTTTCTTTATCCAGCAACAACGTCAAAAACATTTATCATTGCCAGTGAGCTCCTCAAATATGACTTTGATTTTGCTGCCTTAGCACGTCAAATGGATTCTTTCCCTTATAAAATTGCCAAATTACAAGCTTACGTTTTTGAAAATCTTGAAATTGATAAAAACGGTGCAGCACGTATTATTCTAAGCCAGAAAATCCTGAAAAAATTTAATTTGACTGACGCCGAAACATCTGCTATCGTTTCTAGCCCAGGGAAAATTGATACTGTCCAAGTTTGGGCCATTTTTGTGGAACAAGCAGATGGCCATTACCGCGTACGCCTGCGCAGCAAGTCCACTGTCATCAATGAAGTTGCCAAAAGACATGCTGGTGGCGGCCATCCATTAGCAAGTGGTGCCAATTCCTATAGTTTGGCAGAAAATGAGGACATTTATCAGGAATTAAAAAATCTGCTAAAATAG
- a CDS encoding type B 50S ribosomal protein L31 has translation MKKDIHPEYRPVVFMDTSTGYQFLSGSTKTSKETVEFEGETYPLIRVEISSDSHPFYTGRQKFTQADGRVDRFNKKYGLK, from the coding sequence ATGAAAAAAGATATTCATCCAGAATACCGTCCAGTTGTCTTTATGGATACTTCAACGGGTTACCAATTCCTCAGCGGTTCAACTAAGACGTCAAAAGAAACCGTTGAATTTGAAGGCGAAACTTATCCACTTATTCGCGTTGAAATTTCATCAGACTCACATCCATTCTACACAGGACGTCAAAAATTCACACAAGCAGATGGACGTGTCGACCGTTTCAACAAAAAATACGGTCTCAAATAA
- a CDS encoding iron-containing alcohol dehydrogenase family protein: MTTTIMASYSYGEDCYQEIPEVLKPYHIKRVVLIGGERALASSEDEVRSILVQAGIEVTGSFVYGVDSTQTNIDKLVANPDVQRAEAIFGFGGGKALDTAKMVAKELDKPTFTFPTICSNCSAGTAIAVVYNDDHSLLKYGYPDSPLHIFINTRVIAQAPEKYFWAGIGDGISKAPEVEHAILEAKKKGTAEFPHTARLGEAVALSSKEAFYRYGQQGLEDVRNNKVSRAVEEIALDIVVSTGYASNLVNQPDFYYNSCHAHAFYNGTTAIRREGEYLHGMVVSYGVLVLHAYFDEQEELERVANFNKALGLPIRLQELGLTKEDIPKIVEVALTTNEYRNTPFDPEKFAQAIRTVDYLGQQL, translated from the coding sequence ATGACAACTACTATAATGGCAAGCTATAGTTATGGTGAGGACTGCTATCAAGAAATTCCCGAAGTCTTAAAACCTTATCATATTAAGCGGGTGGTCTTAATTGGGGGAGAGAGAGCCTTGGCCAGCAGTGAGGATGAGGTTCGCAGTATTTTGGTGCAGGCAGGTATCGAAGTGACGGGCAGCTTTGTCTACGGCGTTGATTCGACACAAACAAACATTGATAAACTGGTAGCTAATCCAGATGTACAGAGAGCGGAAGCTATTTTTGGTTTTGGAGGCGGAAAAGCACTTGATACAGCTAAAATGGTTGCTAAAGAATTGGATAAACCTACCTTTACTTTCCCGACAATTTGCTCTAATTGTTCGGCTGGGACAGCGATTGCAGTCGTTTACAATGATGATCATTCTCTTTTAAAATATGGCTATCCTGATTCGCCGCTTCATATTTTTATTAATACGCGTGTTATTGCACAAGCACCTGAGAAGTATTTTTGGGCAGGTATTGGCGATGGTATTTCAAAAGCTCCTGAAGTTGAGCATGCTATCTTGGAAGCAAAGAAAAAAGGGACAGCAGAGTTTCCTCATACCGCAAGATTAGGTGAGGCTGTGGCACTATCTTCAAAAGAGGCCTTTTATCGTTATGGTCAGCAAGGGCTGGAAGATGTACGAAATAACAAAGTATCTCGGGCAGTTGAAGAAATTGCACTTGATATTGTGGTATCAACTGGTTATGCTTCTAACTTGGTCAATCAGCCTGATTTTTACTACAACTCTTGTCATGCCCATGCTTTTTATAATGGTACAACTGCCATCAGGCGCGAAGGAGAATACCTTCATGGTATGGTTGTTTCTTATGGTGTGTTAGTCTTGCATGCATATTTTGATGAACAAGAAGAACTGGAACGTGTGGCTAATTTCAACAAGGCATTAGGATTGCCAATCAGATTGCAGGAACTAGGATTGACTAAGGAAGATATTCCTAAAATTGTTGAAGTTGCCTTAACAACTAATGAATACCGCAATACACCTTTTGACCCTGAAAAATTTGCTCAAGCTATCCGTACGGTTGATTATCTCGGTCAGCAATTATAA
- a CDS encoding acetate kinase → MIDNLLDLIKYHDGQIASRSLSKKLKTNNPITLYAMPAGESISNESSKLIKLIQVLEGSLQVEIAGEKHIINHQGLISIAANQVHNLYALENSKVLQIEVA, encoded by the coding sequence ATGATTGATAATCTTTTAGACTTGATAAAATACCATGATGGACAAATTGCCAGTCGCTCTTTATCTAAAAAACTGAAAACAAACAATCCCATCACTCTTTATGCTATGCCAGCTGGTGAGTCTATTAGCAATGAAAGCAGCAAATTAATCAAATTGATTCAGGTTTTAGAAGGTAGTCTGCAAGTGGAAATAGCGGGAGAAAAGCATATTATTAATCATCAAGGATTGATTAGCATTGCTGCCAATCAGGTACACAATCTCTATGCCCTTGAAAACAGTAAGGTGTTGCAGATAGAAGTGGCATGA